A single genomic interval of Zingiber officinale cultivar Zhangliang chromosome 4A, Zo_v1.1, whole genome shotgun sequence harbors:
- the LOC121970904 gene encoding pre-mRNA-processing-splicing factor 8A, protein MWSGGPPSSSSSQPPMAPPGTVPGAGIPPPQPPPPAVQPSFSIPPSPAELEAQLVEKARKWHQLNSKRYGDKRKFGFVETQKEDMPPEHVRKIIRDHGDMSSKKYRHDKRVYLGALKFVPHAVYKLLENMPMPWEQVRNVKILYHITGAITFVNEIPWVVEPIYLAQWGTMWIMMRREKRDRRHFKRMRFPPFDDEEPPLDYADNLLDVEPLEAIQLELDEEEDAAVHTWFYDHKPLVKTKLINGPSYRRWHLSLPIMANLNRLAGQLLSDLIDHNYFYLFDMESFFTAKALNMCIPGGPKFEPLYRDMEKGDEDWNEFNDINKLIIRQPLRTEYRIAFPHLYNNRPRKVKLSVYHTPMIMYIKAEDPDLPAFYFDPLINPISSVNKVDRRERKVQEEDEEEFYLPEGVEPLLLETQLYTDTTAAGISLLFAPRPFNTRSGRTRRAEDVPLVSEWFKEHCPPSYPVKVRVSYQKLLKCFVLNELHHRPPKAQKKKHLFRSLQATKFFQTTELDWVEAGLQVCKQGYNMLNLLIHRKNLNYLHLDYNFNLKPVKTLTTKERKKSRFGNAFHLCREILRLTKLVVDANVQFRLGNVDAFQLADGLQYIFSHVGQLTGMYRYKYRLMRQIRMCKDLKHLIYYRFNTGPVGKGPGCGFWAPMWRVWLFFLRGIVPLLERWLGNLLARQFEGRHSKGVAKTVTKQRVESHFDLELRAAVMHDILDAMPEGIKHNKARTILQHLSEAWRCWKANIPWKVPGLPVPIENMILRYVKSKADWWTNVAHYNRERIRRGATVDKTVCRKNLGRLTRLWLKAEQERQHNYLKDGPYVTPEEAVAIYTTTVHWLESRKFSPIPFPPLSYKHDTKLLILALERLKESYSVAVRLNQSQREELGLIEQAYDNPHEALSRIKRHLLTQRAFKEVGIEFMDLYSYLIPVYEIEPLEKITDAYLDQYLWYEGDKRHLFPNWVKPADSEPPPLLVYKWCQGINNLQGIWDTSDGQCVVMMQTKFEKFFEKIDLTMLNRLLRLVLDHNIADYVTAKNNVVLSYKDMSHTNSYGLIRGLQFASFVVQYYGLVLDLLLLGLTRASEIAGPPQMPNEFITYADTRIETRHPIRLYSRYIDKVHILFRFTHEEARDLIQRYLTEHPDPNNENMVGYNNKKCWPRDARMRLMKHDVNLGRSVFWDMKNRLPRSITTLEWENSFVSVYSKDNPNLLFSMCGFEIRILPKVRMTQEAFSNTKDGVWNLQNEQTKERTAIAFLRVDDEHMKVFENRVRQILMSSGSTTFTKIVNKWNTALIGLMTYFREATVHTQELLDLLVKCENKIQTRIKIGLNSKMPSRFPPVIFYTPKEIGGLGMLSMGHILIPQSDLRYSQQTDVGVTHFRSGMSHEEDQLIPNLYRYIQPWESEFIDSQRVWAEYALKRQEAQSQNRRLTLEDLEDSWDRGIPRINTLFQKDRHTLAYDKGWRVRTDFKQYQVLKQNPFWWTHQRHDGKLWNLNNYRTDVIQALGGVEGILEHTLFKGTYFPTWEGLFWEKASGFEESMKYKKLTNAQRSGLNQIPNRRFTLWWSPTINRANVYVGFQVQLDLTGIFMHGKIPTLKISLIQIFRAHLWQKIHESVVMDLCQVLDQELDALEIETVQKETIHPRKSYKMNSSCADVLLFAAHRWPMSKPSLVAESKDVFDQKASNKYWIDVQLRWGDYDSHDIERYTRAKFMDYTTDNMSIYPSPTGVMIGLDLAYNLHSAFGNWFPGSKPLLAQAMNKIMKSNPALYVLRERIRKGLQLYSSEPTEPYLSSQNYGEIFSNQIIWFVDDTNVYRVTIHKTFEGNLTTKPINGAIFIFNPRTGQLFLKVIHTSVWAGQKRLGQLAKWKTAEEVAALVRSLPVEEQPKQIVVTRKGMLDPLEVHLLDFPNIVIKGSELQLPFQACLKIEKFGDLILKATEPQMVLFNIYDDWLKSISSYTAFSRLILILRALHVNNEKAKMLLKPDKTIVTEPHHIWPSLTDDQWMKVEVALRDLILSDYAKKNNVNTSALTQSEIRDIILGAEIAPPSQQRQQIAEIEKQAKEASQLTAVTTRTTNVHGDELIVTTTSPYEQQAFGSKTDWRVRAISATNLYLRVNHIYVNSDDIKETGYTYIMPKNILKKFICIADLRTQIAGYLYGLSPQDNPQVKEIRCIVMAPQWGTHQQVHLPSALPEHDFLNDLEPLGWMHTQPNELPQLSPQDLTSHARVLENNKQWDGDKCIILTCSFTPGSCSLTAYKLTQSGYEWGRVNKDTGSNPHGYLPTHYEKVQMLLSDRFLGFYMVPDNGPWNYNFMGVKHTVSMRYGVKLGIPRDYYHEDHRPTHYLEFSNLEEGDTALADAEDKFT, encoded by the exons ATGTGGAGCGGCGGCCCTCCGTCGTCGTCTTCGTCACAGCCCCCCATGGCGCCGCCAGGAACGGTGCCCGGGGCTGGGATCCCCCCTCCCCAGCCCCCGCCCCCGGCGGTGCAGCCGTCCTTCAGCATACCGCCTTCTCCAGCGGAGCTGGAGGCGCAGCTGGTGGAGAAGGCCAGGAAGTGGCATCAGCTCAACTCCAAGCGGTATGGCGACAAGAGGAAGTTCGGGTTTGTTGAGACCCAGAAGGAGGATATGCCTCCCGAGCACGTCAGGAAGATCATCAG AGATCATGGAGACATGTCATCGAAGAAATATCGCCATGACAAGCGTGTATACCTTGGAGCTTTGAAGTTTGTACCTCATGCAGTTTATAAATTACTTGAGAACATGCCTATGCCATGGGAACAG GTTCGCAATGTGAAAATTTTATATCACATAACTGGTGCAATCACATTTGTGAATGAGATACCTTGGGTGGTTGAACCTATATACTTAGCACAG TGGGGTACAATGTGGATCATGATGAGAAGGGAGAAAAGAGATCGCCGGCATTTTAAAAGAATGAGGTTTCCTCCTTTTGATGACGAGGAGCCTCCATTAGATTATGCAGACAATTTGTTGGATGTAGAACCCTTAGAAGCGATTCAATTAGAATTAGATGAGGAAGAAGATGCTGCTGTGCATACATGGTTCTATGACCATAAACCTCTTGTAAAAACAAAGCTCATAAATGGTCCTAGTTACAGAAGGTGGCATCTGTCACTTCCAATAATGGCAAATCTGAATCGGCTTGCGGGACAACTACTTTCTGATCTGATCGATCACAATTACTTTTACTTGTTCGATATGGAGTCATTCTTTACTGCTAAAGCACTGAACATGTGCATACCTG GAGGCCCCAAGTTTGAGCCATTGTACAGGGACATGGAGAAAGGTGATGAAGATTGGAATGAATTTAATGACATCAATAAGCTAATCATTCGCCAGCCACTTAGAACAGAATACAGGATTGCATTTCCACATCTGTACAACAATAGGCCAAGGAAAGTCAAGCTTAGCGTGTATCACACTCCTATGATAATGTACATAAAAGCTGAGGATCCTGATTTGCCTGCATTTTACTTTGATCCCTTAATTAACCCAATATCTTCAGTCAACAAGGTTGATCGTCGGGAGAGGAAAGTacaagaagaggatgaagaagaatttTACCTTCCCGAAGGAGTTGAACCTCTTCTGCTTGAAACACAATTATATACTGATACAACTGCAGCTGGTATCTCATTGCTATTTGCACCACGCCCATTTAATACCAGATCTGGTCGCACAAGACGGGCTGAAGATGTACCTCTTGTGTCAGAGTGGTTCAAGGAGCATTG TCCTCCATCCTATCCAGTTAAAGTTCGCGTCAGTTATCAGAAGCTGCTAAAATGTTTTGTCTTGAATGAATTACATCATCGACCTCCCAAGGCACAGAAGAAGAAACATTTGTTCCGATCTCTGCAGGCTACTAAGTTCTTCCAAACAACAGAACTAGATTGGGTAGAAGCAGGTCTACAAGTTTGTAAACAAGGTTACAATATGCTTAATCTGTTGATTCATCGGAAAAATCTCAACTATCTTCACCTTGATTACAATTTTAATTTGAAACCTGTAAAAACGCTCACCACAAAGGAGCGCAAGAAGTCACGGTTTGGAAATGCCTTCCATCTGTGCAGAGAAATTCTTCGTTTGACCAAGCTTGTAGTCGATGCTAATGTCCAGTTCCGTCTGGGAAATGTAGATGCTTTTCAATTAGCTGATGGATTGCAATACATTTTTTCTCATGTTGGTCAGCTGACTGGCATGTACCGTTATAAGTACCGTTTAATGAGGCAGATCAGAATGTGTAAAGATCTGAAGCACTTAATCTACTACCGTTTTAATACTGGTCCTGTTGGGAAGGGACCTGGTTGTGGATTTTGGGCTCCCATGTGGAGGGTATGGTTGTTTTTTCTTCGAGGTATTGTACCATTGCTGGAAAGATGGTTGGGTAATTTATTAGCTCGCCAATTTGAAGGCCGCCATTCAAAGGGGGTCGCAAAGACTGTTACAAAACAACGAGTTGAAAGCCACTTTGATTTGGAACTAAGAGCTGCTGTGATGCATGATATTCTCGATGCAATGCCTG AGGGCATTAAGCATAACAAGGCAAGGACTATCTTACAACATCTGAGTGAAGCATGGCGTTGTTGGAAAGCCAATATCCCATGGAAG GTTCCAGGTCTCCCAGTACCAATTGAGAATATGATTCTCCGATATGTAAAATCCAAGGCAGATTGGTGGACAAATGTTGCTCACTACAATCGTGAGCGTATTAGAAGGGGTGCAACTGTTGATAAGACAGTTTGTAGGAAGAACCTAGGAAGATTGACTCGGTTATGGCTAAAAGCTGAGCAG GAGCGACAACACAACTACCTGAAAGATGGACCATATGTCACCCCAGAAGAGGCTGTGGCCATCTATACTACCACAGTTCATTGGTTGGAATCAAGGAAGTTTTCTCCTATTCCATTTCCACCATTGTCCTACAAACACGACACCAAACTCCTTATCCTTGCACTAGAGAGGTTGAAGGAATCTTATAGTGTTGCAGTTAGATTGAATCAATCTCAAAGGGAAGAATTGGGTCTTATTGAGCAAGCATATGACAATCCCCATGAAGCCTTATCAAGAATTAAACGTCACTTGCTCACTCAGCGTGCATTCAAGGAG GTTGGAATTGAGTTCATGGATTTATACAGTTATCTGATTCCAGTTTATGAGATTGAACCTCTTGAAAAAATCACAGATGCATACCTTGATCAATATTTGTGGTATGAAGGAGACAAAAGACACCTATTCCCTAACTGGGTCAAGCCTGCAGATTCAGAACCACCACCACTTCTAGTATACAAATGGTGCCAAGGTATTAATAACTTACAAGGCATATGGGACACAAGTGATGGTCAGTGTGTGGTGATGATGCAAACAAAGTTTGAGAAGTTTTTTGAGAAAATTGATTTGACTATGCTTAATag GCTTTTGCGCTTGGTTCTTGACCACAATATTGCTGATTATGTCACTGCCAAAAACAATGTTGTGTTATCATACAAGGATATGAGCCACACCAACTCATATGGTCTTATTCGAGGCCTGCAATTTGCTTCCTTTGTTGTGCAGTATTATGGGCTTGTGCTTGATCTATTGCTCCTCGGTTTAACCCGAGCCAGTGAAATTGCTGGTCCTCCTCAGATGCCCAATGAATTCATTACATATGCAGACACCAGAATAGAGACTAGACATCCTATTCGGTTATATTCCCGTTACATTGACAAAGTGCACATACTATTCCGATTCACACATGAGGAGGCACGAGACCTAATTCAGCGGTATCTAACTGAGCATCCAGATCCAAACAACGAAAACATGGTTGGATATAATAACAAGAAATGTTGGCCTAGAGATGCACGGATGAGGTTGATGAAACATGATG TCAATCTTGGGCGAAGTGTTTTTTGGGATATGAAAAATCGGCTTCCGAGAAGCATTACAACGTTGGAATGGGAAAATAGCTTCGTGTCTGTTTATAGCAAGGACAATCCCAATCTCCTTTTCAGCAT GTGTGGATTTGAGATTCGAATATTGCCTAAAGTAAGAATGACTCAAGAAGCTTTTAGTAACACCAAAGATGGTGTTTGGAATTTACAAAATGAACAAACCAAGGAAAGAACAGCAATAGCCTTCTTGCGTGTTGATGATGAACACATGAAGGTATTTGAGAATCGTGTGAGGCAGATTCTTATGTCATCAGGTTCAACAACTTTTACCAAGATTGTTAACAAATGGAATACTGCTCTTATTG GTCTTATGACATATTTCCGAGAAGCCACTGTGCATACACAGGAGTTGTTGGATTTGCTGGTCAAATGTGAAAACAAGATACAGACTCGTATTAAAATTGGATTGAACTCAAAGATGCCTAGCAG ATTTCCTCCTGTTATCTTTTACACACCAAAGGAAATTGGAGGCCTTGGGATGCTTTCCATGGGACACATATTGATCCCACAGAGTGACCTAAGGTATAGCCAACAAACTGATGTTGGAGTGACACATTTTAGGAGTGGTATGAGTCATGAGGAAGATCAGCTTATCCCCAATCTTTACCGCTATATACAG CCTTGGGAGAGTGAGTTCATTGATTCACAGCGTGTTTGGGCTGAATATGCATTGAAGAGGCAAGAAGCACAGTCACAAAATAGAAGATTGACGCTTGAGGATCTAGAG GATTCTTGGGATAGAGGCATACCTCGAATCaacaccttgttccagaaagaccgCCACACATTAGCATATGATAAAGGATGGAGGGTTCGTACTGATTTCAAGCAATATCAAGTTTTGAAGCAGAATCCATTTTGGTGGACCCACCAGAGGCATGATGGCAAGCTTTGGAACTTGAACAACTATCGTACTGATGTTATCCAAGCACTTGGAGGAGTGGAAGGAATCCTGGAACACACTTTATTTAAAGGGACATA TTTCCCGACCTGGGAAGGTCTCTTCTGGGAGAAGGCATCTGGATTCGAGGAGTCTATGAAGTATAAGAAGTTAACCAATGCACAGCGGTCAGGTCTGAATCAAATTCCAAATCGTAGGTTTACTTTGTGGTGGTCACCCACCATCAATCGTGCCAATGTATACGTCGGCTTCCAGGTCCAACTTGATCTGACAGGAATATTTATGCATGGGAAAATTCCTACCTTGAAGATATCTTTGATTCAGATATTCCGTGCTCACCTTTGGCAGAAGATCCATGAGAGTGTTGTTATGGATCTTTGCCAAGTTTTGGATCAAGAGTTGGATGCATTAGAAATTGAGACTGTGCAGAAAGAGACTATACATCCAAGGAAAAGTTACAAGATGAACAGCTCTTGTGCTGACGTTCTCCTCTTTGCTGCACATCGATGGCCAATGTCCAAACCAAGCCTTGTTGCTGAATCTAAGGACGTATTTGACCAAAAAGCAAGCAACAAATACTGGATTGACGTGCAACTTCGTTGGGGGGACTATGATTCCCATGATATAGAGCGTTATACTAGGGCTAAGTTTATGGACTATACAACAGACAATATGTCCATATATCCATCACCCACTG GAGTTATGATTGGACTGGATTTGGCATACAATTTGCACTCGGCCTTTGGCAATTGGTTCCCTGGGTCAAAGCCTTTGCTAGCTCAAGCGATGAACAAGATCATGAAG TCAAATCCAGCTTTATATGTGCTGAGGGAACGAATAAGGAAAGGTTTGCAGCTATATTCATCTGAGCCTACTGAACCATATCTCTCATCGCAAAATTATGGAGAGATTTTCAGCAACCAAATCATATGGTTTGTTGATGATACTAATGTGTATAGAGTAACAATACATAAAACTTTCGAGGGAAATCTCACCACTAAGCCCATTAATGGTGCTATCTTCATCTTCAATCCAAGGACAGGACAACTATTTCTAAAG GTCATCCATACAAGTGTTTGGGCTGGGCAAAAGCGTCTTGGACAACTGGCCAAGTGGAAGACTGCAGAAGAAGTAGCAGCTCTCGTGCGGTCTTTGCCAGTTGAAGAGCAGCCGAAGCAAATTGTTGTCACTCGTAAAGGAATGTTGGATCCTTTAGAAGTCCATTTGCTTGACTTCCCCAATATTGTAATCAAGGGTAGTGAACTCCAGTTGCCTTTTCAGGCTTGCTTAAAGATTGAGAAGTTCGGTGATCTGATTTTGAAGGCTACTGAACCTCAGATGGTTCTTTTTAATATCTATGACGATTGGTTGAAAAGTATTTCATCCTACACTGCTTTCTCCCGGCTTATATTGATATTGCGGGCACTGCATGTTAACAATGAGAAAGCAAAGATGCTCTTGAAGCCTGACAAGACCATTGTCACTGAACCACACCATATATGGCCTTCGCTGACTGATGATCAGTGGATGAAG GTTGAAGTTGCACTTAGAGATCTCATACTTTCTGATTATGCAAAAAAGAACAATGTCAATACATCCGCGTTAACACAGTCTGAAATACGAGACATAATATTGGGTGCAGAGATAGCACCACCCTCACAGCAGAGGCAACAGATTGCTGAAATTGAGAAACAG GCTAAAGAAGCTAGCCAATTGACAGCAGTTACAACAAGGACGACAAATGTTCACGGCGATGAGCTTATAGTTACCACAActagtccatatgagcagcaagcATTTGGTTCCAAAACCGATTGGCGAGTCAGGGCCATTTCAGCTACAAATCTTTATCTTCGTGTTAACCACATTTATGTGAACTCGGATGATATCAAG GAGACTGGATATACTTACATTATGCCTAAGAACATATTGAAGAAGTTCATCTGCATAGCAGATTTGAGAACTCAGATTGCTGGTTACCTTTATGGGCTGAGCCCTCAAGATAACCCACAAGTGAAGGAGATCCGCTGCATAGTCATGGCACCGCAATGGGGAACACATCAGCAGGTCCACTTACCATCAGCTCTACCCGAGCACGATTTTTTGAACGACTTAGAACCATTGGGATGGATGCACACACAACCTAATGAGCTTCCTCAGCTATCCCCACAG GATCTGACATCTCATGCTCGGGTACTAGAGAACAATAAGCAGTGGGATGGTGACAAATGTATTATTTTGACCTGTAGCTTCACTCCAGGTTCCTGCTCCTTGACTGCATATAAGCTCACACAATCGGGGTACGAATGGGGACGTGTCAATAAGGACACTGGAAGCAACCCCCATGGTTATCTACCTACACACTATGAGAAAGTGCAAATGCTTCTGAGTGACCGTTTCCTAGGATTCTATATG GTTCCAGACAATGGTCCATGGAATTACAACTTCATGGGAGTAAAGCATACCGTGAGCATGCGATACGGAGTGAAGTTGGGGATACCAAGAGACTACTACCATGAGGATCACAGACCCACACATTACCTTGAATTCAGTAATCTTGAAGAAGGCGATACTGCATTGGCAGACGCAGAGGATAAGTTTACATAG